A window from Crocosphaera sp. UHCC 0190 encodes these proteins:
- a CDS encoding PPC domain-containing protein, with protein sequence MTYLFGKSSSHGLAIALFSLVVGLTALPVRGQQGLYNPIPLKSDAEVSDRLTTQDIPTGEGGFAKDYLVDLEQGDQVAIDLMSEEFDSVILLIGEDGTTIAENDDGPDGSTNSLLFSRITETGKYIIRVRAFGERGSGNFRLKVTRLRPVTR encoded by the coding sequence ATGACCTATTTGTTTGGTAAATCTTCCTCTCATGGCCTGGCGATCGCTTTATTTTCTCTGGTTGTGGGACTTACGGCCTTACCCGTCCGAGGACAGCAAGGACTTTATAATCCGATCCCGCTTAAATCTGATGCGGAAGTCTCTGATCGCCTGACTACTCAGGATATTCCCACGGGAGAAGGAGGCTTTGCTAAAGATTATCTGGTAGATCTCGAACAGGGGGATCAAGTGGCCATCGATCTCATGTCAGAGGAATTTGATAGTGTTATTTTATTGATCGGAGAAGATGGCACAACCATCGCTGAAAATGATGATGGCCCTGATGGCAGTACCAATTCTCTGTTATTTTCTCGGATTACGGAAACTGGCAAATATATCATCCGTGTCCGGGCCTTTGGGGAAAGGGGAAGTGGCAATTTTCGCTTAAAGGTGACGCGGTTACGCCCTGTCACTCGCTAA
- a CDS encoding choice-of-anchor N protein encodes MNKLFSTLVAASQPLSSVLATGAALTASLLASSLFSPAFAIPNLQLNVTGGTYLSGDESGTNVDGSGGTINPFTLNLLCQTANGNNANRNICPTNNYFFSIALLDAGMNSLTNGFDFTNIGSFSVKNLATNLTTIYTPNSTDFSFGHPGTSASGALQPHGVFDTWYKEVSIGNFATSPKTLSVDAVNANAGFDPTAGTQCPPNSGCDMFYQQFEIDIANLSNQVKLHFDFYNKNANGSVKQNAPFSHDVVSTVGGGGNPPDEIPPDNVRDVPEPSSLLGLIAFGTLIAGSSLKRR; translated from the coding sequence ATGAACAAACTCTTTTCAACTTTAGTGGCTGCTTCTCAGCCTCTCTCATCTGTGTTAGCGACTGGTGCTGCATTGACTGCCAGCTTACTGGCATCTTCCCTATTCTCTCCCGCTTTCGCTATTCCTAACTTACAGTTGAATGTTACGGGGGGTACTTACCTCTCTGGTGATGAATCTGGCACTAATGTCGATGGTAGCGGTGGAACTATCAACCCATTTACCCTGAATCTCCTCTGTCAAACTGCTAACGGTAATAATGCGAATCGGAATATTTGTCCGACAAACAACTATTTCTTTTCCATCGCGCTGCTTGATGCGGGTATGAATTCCCTTACTAATGGCTTTGATTTTACTAACATTGGCTCCTTTAGCGTTAAAAATCTTGCGACCAATCTAACAACAATCTACACTCCTAACTCTACTGATTTCAGTTTTGGACATCCAGGAACTTCGGCAAGTGGTGCTTTACAACCTCACGGTGTTTTTGATACTTGGTATAAGGAAGTATCCATCGGGAACTTCGCCACAAGTCCCAAGACGTTGTCAGTTGACGCAGTAAATGCTAACGCTGGATTCGATCCAACAGCGGGTACTCAATGCCCCCCCAATTCAGGATGTGATATGTTCTATCAACAATTTGAGATTGATATTGCTAATCTCAGCAACCAGGTTAAGCTCCATTTCGACTTTTACAACAAGAACGCGAATGGAAGTGTTAAACAGAACGCTCCTTTCTCTCATGATGTCGTGTCCACCGTCGGTGGCGGTGGAAATCCTCCAGACGAAATTCCTCCAGACAACGTTCGTGATGTTCCAGAACCTTCAAGCCTATTAGGATTAATCGCTTTTGGCACATTAATCGCTGGCTCTTCTCTTAAGCGTAGATAA
- a CDS encoding GGDEF and EAL domain-containing protein, producing the protein MNQKSLNINLTDHQSEKLRQYCQKTGQTESDAIREFINLLDDSSLIEVSKNMREFPESTKKENFLQLVLDNIPQLIFWKNNESIFLGCNRLWAKVSGLENPDEVKGKTDYEIYNSQNSQHLAPPVRNLDYYLEQDRKIIETGIPELHFIEHKQNPDGQEVWYDTNKIPIKDSQGNIVGILGTIENITERKLTERALFEEKKLAQITLQSIGEAVITTNEKGMIRELNLMAQELTGWTEPEAIRKPLIEVLCLRDETGEPLEDLLTEIFQKNRSQEVRNSAILVAKDKRQYAIENIITPLLSPECELLGTVVIFRDITQSAKLANQLSWEASHDALTGLINRREFEQQLRIALEEIKTQKNNYILCYLDLDQFKIINDTCGHIAGDELLRQITHLLQQRVRAADILARLGGDEFALLLKGCSLEQAETIAQTLRQLVKDFRFTWEKQIFSLGVSIGMVVINEDIHSVARVLNEADIACYTAKQKGRNCIYVYQKNDHQLGKKRGENQWFSRLNEALKENHFCLYSQSIVPLRSQKKTYHEILLRLLDESGNIILPMAFIPVAERYNLMWRIDQWVIENFLRVYGNYCQEKSSQRLELPASLYMINLSVDSLKNHQFIEFVQEQLSRFNVNPQHLCFEITETVAITHFNQTFKLIESLKPLGCSFALDDFGSGISSLSYLKNLPVDYLKINVNNLNNSDINSVDYTLIDCFNRIGHVMGIETIAEFVENQETLAKSREIGIDYGQGFEFDQPTPFIILPR; encoded by the coding sequence ATGAATCAGAAATCTTTAAATATTAATCTTACCGATCATCAGTCAGAGAAACTTAGACAATATTGTCAAAAAACGGGACAAACCGAATCAGACGCAATCAGAGAGTTCATTAATTTATTAGATGATTCTAGCTTAATAGAAGTCTCTAAAAACATGAGAGAATTCCCAGAATCAACAAAGAAAGAAAACTTTTTACAATTAGTATTAGATAATATTCCTCAACTTATTTTTTGGAAAAATAATGAATCAATTTTTTTAGGATGTAATCGTTTATGGGCCAAAGTATCTGGGTTAGAAAATCCTGATGAAGTCAAAGGGAAAACCGACTATGAGATTTATAATTCTCAAAATAGTCAACATTTAGCTCCCCCAGTTCGTAACCTTGATTATTATCTTGAACAGGATCGCAAAATCATAGAAACAGGAATCCCTGAATTACATTTTATTGAACATAAACAAAATCCAGACGGGCAAGAAGTTTGGTATGATACCAATAAAATTCCTATCAAAGATTCTCAGGGTAATATTGTCGGAATTCTAGGAACTATTGAAAATATTACTGAGAGGAAATTAACAGAAAGAGCTTTATTTGAAGAAAAAAAACTCGCTCAAATTACTTTGCAATCTATTGGTGAAGCTGTCATTACTACCAATGAGAAAGGAATGATTAGAGAACTTAATCTAATGGCTCAAGAATTAACCGGATGGACAGAACCAGAAGCCATCAGAAAGCCACTTATAGAGGTTTTATGCCTAAGAGATGAAACCGGGGAACCTCTGGAAGATTTACTCACTGAAATCTTCCAAAAAAACAGAAGTCAGGAGGTGAGAAATTCAGCTATTTTAGTTGCTAAAGATAAAAGGCAATATGCAATTGAAAATATTATTACGCCCCTTCTTAGTCCAGAATGTGAACTGTTAGGAACTGTCGTGATTTTTCGTGATATCACCCAATCGGCAAAATTGGCGAATCAGTTATCATGGGAAGCGAGTCATGATGCTTTAACAGGATTAATTAATCGACGGGAATTTGAACAACAATTAAGAATCGCTTTGGAGGAAATAAAAACTCAAAAAAATAACTATATTTTATGCTATTTAGATTTAGACCAATTTAAAATAATTAATGATACCTGTGGACATATTGCTGGGGATGAATTACTGAGACAAATTACTCATTTATTGCAACAAAGAGTCCGTGCTGCTGATATTTTAGCAAGACTGGGAGGGGATGAATTTGCCCTATTACTTAAAGGTTGTTCTCTTGAACAAGCAGAAACGATTGCCCAAACATTAAGACAATTAGTAAAAGACTTTCGTTTCACTTGGGAAAAGCAGATTTTTTCCCTGGGAGTTAGTATTGGAATGGTTGTCATTAATGAAGATATTCATAGTGTTGCTCGTGTCCTCAATGAAGCAGATATTGCCTGTTATACGGCTAAACAAAAAGGAAGAAACTGCATTTATGTTTATCAAAAAAATGATCATCAATTAGGTAAAAAACGGGGAGAAAACCAATGGTTTTCTAGACTAAATGAAGCCCTTAAAGAAAACCATTTTTGTCTTTATTCTCAATCAATTGTTCCCTTGCGATCGCAGAAAAAAACTTACCATGAAATTTTGCTGAGATTATTAGATGAATCGGGTAATATTATTTTGCCTATGGCATTTATTCCAGTGGCTGAACGCTATAATTTAATGTGGAGAATTGATCAGTGGGTCATTGAAAATTTTTTAAGAGTGTATGGCAATTATTGTCAAGAAAAATCTAGTCAGAGACTAGAATTACCAGCCAGTTTATATATGATTAATCTCTCAGTGGATAGTCTCAAGAATCATCAATTTATAGAGTTTGTTCAAGAACAATTATCTCGCTTTAATGTTAATCCTCAACATCTCTGTTTTGAAATTACCGAAACAGTGGCAATTACTCATTTTAATCAAACCTTTAAATTAATTGAATCTTTGAAACCCTTGGGTTGTTCTTTTGCTCTGGATGATTTCGGTAGTGGCATTAGTTCTCTATCCTATCTTAAAAATTTACCTGTAGATTATTTAAAAATCAATGTAAATAATCTTAATAATTCAGACATAAATTCCGTAGATTATACCTTAATTGATTGTTTTAATCGCATTGGTCATGTGATGGGTATAGAAACCATTGCCGAATTTGTGGAAAATCAGGAAACTTTGGCAAAATCACGGGAAATTGGCATTGATTATGGTCAAGGATTTGAGTTTGATCAACCCACACCTTTTATCATTTTACCTAGATGA
- a CDS encoding nitroreductase family protein: MEKLAQNHYPLHELIKQRWSPLAFNSRPVEPEKIGSLLEAARWAASCYNDQPWFFIIATQDQPKEFEKLLNCIVAANQKWAKDAPILIISVARLSFKHNNKPNRHALHDVGLAMGNLTLQAQSLGLFLHQMGGFDQEKTKETYHIPENYEPVAAIAIGYPGNVNQLESDLQERELSPRNRKPLAEFVFQDDWGNSYF; the protein is encoded by the coding sequence ATGGAAAAACTCGCCCAAAATCACTATCCTCTCCATGAGTTAATTAAACAGCGTTGGAGTCCTTTAGCTTTTAATTCTCGTCCCGTTGAACCCGAAAAAATTGGTAGCTTATTAGAAGCCGCTAGATGGGCTGCTTCTTGTTATAATGATCAACCTTGGTTTTTTATTATCGCTACTCAAGATCAGCCTAAAGAATTTGAAAAACTGTTAAATTGTATCGTAGCAGCTAATCAGAAATGGGCTAAAGATGCCCCAATTTTAATAATTTCTGTGGCTAGATTGTCCTTTAAACACAATAATAAACCCAATCGTCACGCCCTTCATGATGTGGGTTTAGCGATGGGAAATCTAACCTTACAGGCTCAATCTTTAGGGTTATTTTTGCATCAAATGGGAGGGTTTGATCAAGAAAAAACTAAGGAAACTTATCATATTCCTGAAAACTATGAACCAGTTGCTGCGATCGCCATTGGGTATCCAGGGAATGTTAATCAATTAGAATCAGATTTACAAGAGAGAGAATTATCTCCGCGAAATCGTAAACCCTTAGCAGAATTTGTCTTTCAGGATGATTGGGGAAATTCTTACTTTTAA
- the cobS gene encoding adenosylcobinamide-GDP ribazoletransferase, translated as MLKKIQNKFIDSLTSLLGAITFYTILPLPPHWPLKFQRLARWAPLIGLGLGGGLGLGDELLKLIGFPVGIRSALIIVLGIAITGGLHLDGVIDSADGLAVTDRQKRLIVMEDSVTGAFGVMAGVSVIVLKILALGEISDYRWWGLMVAGGWGRWGQVSAIAFYPYLKPTGKGAFHKQQIRLPQDLCWGFLALWGMSGLLAWLNPDLWGLGATMGLMAMAIALGVGAWFNQRLGGHTGDTYGAVVEWTETLILCVLTLVFSE; from the coding sequence ATGCTCAAAAAAATTCAGAACAAATTTATTGATTCCTTAACATCTCTGTTAGGGGCGATTACTTTTTACACAATTCTGCCCTTACCTCCCCATTGGCCCCTAAAATTTCAACGCCTGGCCCGTTGGGCCCCCCTCATTGGCTTGGGGTTAGGGGGAGGTTTAGGATTAGGAGATGAACTCTTAAAATTGATCGGGTTTCCCGTCGGGATCAGGAGTGCATTAATTATTGTCCTAGGGATTGCCATCACAGGGGGATTACATTTAGACGGGGTGATCGATAGTGCCGATGGTTTGGCCGTTACTGATCGCCAAAAACGGTTAATTGTCATGGAAGATAGCGTGACTGGGGCCTTTGGAGTGATGGCAGGGGTGAGCGTTATCGTCCTAAAAATCTTGGCCTTGGGGGAAATCTCTGATTATCGTTGGTGGGGGTTAATGGTGGCAGGTGGATGGGGAAGATGGGGACAAGTGAGCGCGATCGCCTTTTATCCCTATCTTAAACCCACCGGAAAAGGGGCCTTTCATAAACAACAAATCCGTCTCCCCCAAGATCTCTGCTGGGGGTTTCTCGCTTTGTGGGGGATGAGTGGACTATTAGCCTGGTTAAACCCTGATTTATGGGGATTAGGGGCGACGATGGGACTGATGGCAATGGCGATCGCCTTGGGGGTTGGCGCATGGTTTAATCAACGTTTAGGGGGTCATACCGGAGATACCTACGGTGCCGTAGTAGAGTGGACAGAAACCCTAATTTTATGTGTTTTAACCCTGGTATTTAGCGAGTGA
- the accC gene encoding acetyl-CoA carboxylase biotin carboxylase subunit, giving the protein MQFSKILIANRGEIALRILHSCEELGIATVAVHSTIDRQALHVQLADESVCIGPPASGKSYLNIPNIISAALTRNATAIHPGYGFLAENARFAEICADHQITFIGPSPDAIRSMGDKSTAKKTMQKAGVPTVPGSWGLIGSEQEALTIARDIGYPVMIKATAGGGGRGMRLVMEESEFSRLFHAAQGEAEAAFGNAGVYLEKFIERPRHIEFQILADSYGNVIHLGERDCSIQRRHQKLLEEAPSPFLTPQLRDKMGKAAVKAAKSIDYVGAGTVEFLVDNKGNFYFMEMNTRIQVEHPVTEMITGLDLITEQIRIAQGERLQLKQHEVQLKGHAIECRINAEDPDLNFRPHPGRISGYLPPGGPGVRMDSHVYTDYEIPPYYDSLIGKLIVWGPDRHTAIKRMKRALRECAITGIPTTIDFHRRVLETPAFLAGDVYTNFVEEHVMNQSKNVLL; this is encoded by the coding sequence ATGCAATTTTCCAAAATCCTGATTGCGAATCGCGGGGAGATCGCCTTACGAATTTTACACAGTTGTGAAGAACTCGGCATTGCGACAGTTGCCGTTCACTCTACCATAGACCGTCAGGCACTTCATGTTCAATTAGCTGATGAAAGTGTGTGTATCGGCCCCCCCGCAAGCGGTAAAAGTTACCTCAATATTCCCAATATCATTTCAGCGGCCCTCACCCGTAACGCCACCGCGATTCATCCAGGATACGGATTTTTAGCAGAAAATGCCCGATTTGCTGAGATTTGTGCCGATCATCAAATTACCTTTATTGGCCCCTCTCCTGATGCCATTCGTTCCATGGGAGACAAATCTACCGCCAAAAAAACCATGCAAAAAGCCGGGGTTCCGACGGTACCTGGAAGCTGGGGACTAATTGGCAGTGAACAAGAAGCCCTAACTATTGCCCGTGATATTGGCTATCCTGTAATGATTAAAGCCACTGCGGGGGGTGGTGGACGAGGAATGCGCCTGGTAATGGAAGAAAGCGAGTTTTCTCGTCTGTTTCATGCGGCCCAAGGGGAAGCAGAAGCGGCCTTTGGTAATGCCGGGGTTTATTTAGAAAAGTTTATTGAACGTCCCCGTCATATTGAGTTTCAAATTTTAGCTGATAGTTATGGCAATGTAATTCATTTAGGGGAAAGAGATTGTTCGATTCAGCGTCGTCACCAAAAGCTGTTAGAAGAAGCCCCTAGCCCCTTTCTAACGCCCCAATTACGGGACAAAATGGGTAAAGCGGCAGTTAAAGCGGCCAAGTCTATTGATTATGTGGGAGCAGGAACCGTCGAGTTTTTGGTGGATAATAAGGGGAATTTCTATTTTATGGAAATGAATACCCGTATCCAAGTCGAACATCCTGTGACGGAAATGATTACAGGGTTAGATTTAATTACGGAACAAATTCGCATTGCCCAAGGGGAACGATTACAGTTAAAACAACATGAAGTGCAATTAAAAGGCCATGCGATCGAATGTCGGATCAATGCCGAAGATCCTGACCTCAATTTTCGTCCCCATCCAGGCAGAATTAGCGGTTATCTTCCCCCTGGTGGCCCAGGAGTGAGAATGGACTCTCATGTTTATACAGATTATGAAATTCCCCCCTATTATGATTCTTTAATTGGTAAGTTAATTGTGTGGGGGCCTGATCGTCATACAGCAATAAAACGCATGAAACGGGCTTTAAGAGAATGTGCTATTACAGGCATTCCCACTACTATTGATTTCCATCGACGGGTATTAGAAACCCCCGCCTTTTTAGCAGGGGATGTTTATACAAATTTTGTGGAAGAACACGTTATGAATCAATCAAAAAATGTACTGCTATAG
- a CDS encoding AEC family transporter, producing the protein MTVLLPAIIPVAFIIFIGFIAGKTLKLQQQTLSQLTVYILAPALVADSLYTTTMSAESAAKLLLGVFIIAAVLYLLVLGVSYWLNLSSLIRKSLIATTLHPNNGNMGLSLVDFALGSGGLDRAIIYMIGSSILLFGITPAILAGSSLKHSLGVVFKLPLIWAMIAGLSLRVLQIKLPFNLGEGLHLLGVAAIPIALLILGMQLADTKFKVREFEFASLNLRLIIAPLIAFVTGKLINLETLDLQVLILQSSMPTAVNTLVLVTEFGGDPPLVARTIVVTTLLSFLTLPMVLWLSTKL; encoded by the coding sequence ATGACCGTTCTTTTACCTGCGATTATTCCTGTTGCGTTTATTATTTTTATTGGCTTTATTGCGGGTAAAACCCTCAAGCTTCAACAACAAACTCTCTCTCAATTAACTGTTTATATTTTAGCTCCTGCTTTGGTGGCAGATAGTTTATATACAACAACAATGTCCGCCGAAAGTGCGGCTAAATTATTGTTGGGAGTATTTATTATTGCTGCTGTGCTTTATTTATTAGTGTTAGGCGTTAGTTATTGGCTTAATTTATCATCCCTAATTCGGAAAAGTTTAATTGCCACCACCTTACATCCTAATAATGGTAATATGGGACTCTCTTTAGTGGATTTTGCCCTGGGTTCTGGGGGCTTAGATCGCGCTATTATTTATATGATTGGTTCCAGTATTTTGTTATTTGGCATTACGCCCGCTATTTTAGCAGGTAGTAGTTTAAAACATAGCTTAGGGGTGGTTTTTAAACTGCCTTTAATTTGGGCTATGATCGCGGGTTTAAGCCTGAGAGTCTTACAAATTAAACTGCCATTTAACTTAGGTGAAGGCTTACATCTATTGGGAGTAGCTGCAATTCCTATTGCTCTATTAATACTGGGAATGCAGCTTGCTGATACTAAGTTTAAAGTTAGAGAATTTGAATTTGCTTCCCTTAATTTACGCCTAATTATAGCTCCTTTGATTGCTTTTGTGACTGGAAAATTAATTAATTTAGAAACTTTAGATTTACAAGTTTTAATCCTACAAAGCTCCATGCCCACCGCCGTTAATACTTTAGTTTTAGTAACAGAATTTGGGGGTGATCCGCCTCTAGTTGCTCGGACAATTGTTGTCACAACTTTGCTGAGTTTTTTAACCTTACCTATGGTATTATGGTTGTCAACTAAATTATAA